The following are encoded in a window of Flavobacterium sp. WC2421 genomic DNA:
- the trpB gene encoding tryptophan synthase subunit beta → MSYNVNEKGYYGEFGGAYIPEMLYPNVEELRQNYLKITAEPEFQAQFDALLKDYVGRPTPLYFAERLSEKYGTKIYLKREDLCHTGAHKVNNTIGQILLAKCLGKKRIIAETGAGQHGVATATVCALMGLECIVYMGEIDIKRQAPNVARMKMLGAEVRPALSGSKTLKDATNEAIRDWINNPVDTYYIIGSVVGPHPYPDMVARFQSVISKEIKEQLLEKEGRENPDYVIACVGGGSNAAGAYYHFLDNPDVNIIAVEAAGLGVHSGESAATSALGKVGVIHGSKTLLMQTPDGQITEPYSISAGLDYPGVGPMHAHLFASGRAQFISITDDQAMNWGLQLSKMEGIIPAIESAHAFAVLDEMKFKKEDIVVINLSGRGDKDLNTYIDYFKL, encoded by the coding sequence ATGTCATACAACGTAAACGAAAAAGGCTATTATGGTGAATTTGGAGGAGCCTACATTCCTGAAATGTTATATCCAAATGTAGAAGAGTTGCGTCAAAATTATCTAAAAATCACGGCTGAACCTGAATTTCAAGCCCAGTTTGACGCGCTACTTAAAGATTACGTAGGTCGCCCTACACCATTATATTTTGCAGAACGTTTATCTGAAAAATACGGAACTAAAATCTACCTAAAAAGAGAAGATTTGTGCCATACTGGTGCGCATAAAGTGAATAATACTATTGGACAAATATTATTAGCCAAGTGTTTAGGTAAAAAACGCATCATTGCTGAAACTGGTGCAGGTCAACATGGTGTGGCAACTGCCACCGTATGTGCGTTGATGGGATTGGAATGTATCGTGTACATGGGAGAAATTGACATCAAACGTCAGGCACCAAACGTAGCACGTATGAAAATGTTAGGTGCAGAGGTTCGTCCTGCACTTTCGGGTTCAAAAACTTTGAAGGACGCTACAAACGAAGCTATTCGCGACTGGATCAACAACCCTGTAGATACCTATTATATCATTGGGTCTGTAGTTGGACCGCATCCGTATCCTGATATGGTGGCGCGTTTTCAGTCGGTGATTTCTAAAGAAATAAAAGAGCAATTATTAGAGAAAGAAGGTCGTGAAAACCCAGATTATGTAATCGCTTGTGTAGGTGGTGGTAGCAATGCCGCTGGTGCTTATTACCATTTTCTAGACAATCCTGATGTAAATATTATAGCTGTTGAAGCTGCTGGTTTAGGTGTGCATTCTGGTGAAAGTGCTGCAACTTCTGCTTTGGGAAAAGTGGGGGTTATTCACGGAAGTAAAACTTTGTTGATGCAAACGCCTGATGGCCAAATTACCGAGCCGTATTCTATTTCGGCAGGGTTAGATTACCCTGGTGTTGGACCTATGCACGCCCATCTATTTGCTTCGGGTAGAGCACAATTCATTTCAATTACCGATGATCAAGCCATGAATTGGGGATTGCAATTGTCCAAAATGGAAGGAATTATCCCTGCCATCGAGAGTGCTCATGCCTTTGCTGTACTAGACGAAATGAAGTTCAAAAAAGAAGATATTGTGGTCATCAATCTTTCGGGACGTGGCGATAAAGATTTAAATACCTATATCGATTATTTCAAATTATAG
- a CDS encoding gamma-glutamylcyclotransferase family protein produces MEKLFAYGTLKDKDIQEDVFGRTLRGVPETLMGYVVKEILIEEEFGMEPYPIIAPTQNNEDTIEGMVYDLTEKELQLADTYEGSHYKRVEVQLQSKEIAWAYSAKI; encoded by the coding sequence ATGGAAAAATTATTCGCTTACGGAACCCTAAAAGACAAAGACATTCAAGAAGATGTTTTTGGACGAACACTTCGTGGAGTTCCTGAAACATTGATGGGATACGTAGTAAAAGAAATCCTAATTGAAGAAGAATTTGGAATGGAGCCTTATCCTATTATTGCTCCTACTCAAAACAATGAAGACACCATTGAAGGGATGGTTTATGATTTAACCGAAAAGGAATTGCAGCTTGCTGACACCTATGAAGGGAGCCATTACAAACGTGTTGAAGTACAGTTGCAGTCCAAAGAAATCGCTTGGGCCTACAGTGCAAAAATTTAA
- the trpA gene encoding tryptophan synthase subunit alpha — MNRINQKLQEGKKILSIYFSAGYPNLNDTVQIIEDLEKNGIDMIEIGLPFSDPLADGPTIQASSTQALHNGMTTQLLFDQLKDIRKTVSIPLVIMGYFNPMLQYGVDNFCKKCQEIGIDGLIIPDLPVDVYAEQYKVTFEKYGLINVFLITPQTSDARIHFIDSVSNGFIYMVSSASVTGSSAGFGSTQEDYFKRIAGMNLKNPQVIGFGINNAETFNQATQFAKGAIIGSAFITHLTENGTGKIAEFVKAIR, encoded by the coding sequence ATGAACAGAATAAATCAAAAACTACAAGAAGGCAAAAAAATACTCTCTATTTATTTTTCTGCTGGATATCCTAACTTAAACGATACGGTACAAATCATTGAAGATTTAGAAAAAAACGGTATCGACATGATTGAGATTGGTTTGCCATTTAGCGATCCATTGGCCGATGGGCCTACTATTCAAGCCAGTTCGACTCAAGCCTTGCATAACGGGATGACAACGCAACTGTTGTTTGACCAACTAAAAGACATTCGTAAAACGGTTTCAATTCCGTTAGTGATTATGGGTTATTTCAACCCCATGTTGCAATACGGAGTAGATAATTTTTGCAAGAAATGCCAAGAAATAGGCATCGATGGCTTAATCATCCCAGATCTTCCAGTTGATGTGTATGCAGAACAATACAAAGTCACTTTTGAAAAATATGGCTTAATCAACGTATTCTTAATAACTCCACAAACATCTGATGCCCGCATTCATTTTATTGATAGCGTTTCTAATGGATTTATCTACATGGTAAGTTCAGCAAGTGTAACAGGATCTTCGGCAGGTTTTGGAAGCACGCAAGAAGATTACTTCAAGCGCATTGCGGGAATGAATTTAAAAAATCCACAAGTGATAGGCTTCGGAATCAACAATGCCGAAACCTTTAATCAAGCCACTCAATTTGCCAAAGGAGCCATTATTGGTAGTGCTTTTATTACGCATTTAACGGAAAATGGAACAGGAAAAATTGCCGAATTTGTAAAAGCAATTCGATAA
- a CDS encoding N-acetyltransferase family protein, which produces MNYQFRKANLSEITPIWEILQQAIIRRKVEGSAQWQDGYPNPDVVQNDIEKGEGFVLVDGETIIGYSAVIINDEPAYAGIEGKWLTNDDFVVIHRVALSENYLGKGLAKLIMGCVEDFALQNNIYSIKADTNFDNFPMMKTFESLGYVLCGDVFFRGAPRKAYEKVLNKRN; this is translated from the coding sequence ATGAACTACCAATTTAGAAAAGCCAATCTATCCGAAATAACTCCTATTTGGGAAATATTACAACAAGCAATCATTCGAAGAAAAGTAGAAGGTAGTGCGCAATGGCAAGATGGTTACCCTAACCCGGATGTGGTACAAAATGACATTGAAAAAGGAGAAGGTTTTGTTCTGGTTGATGGAGAAACAATTATTGGGTACAGCGCAGTAATCATAAATGACGAACCTGCTTATGCTGGTATTGAAGGAAAATGGTTGACAAATGATGATTTTGTAGTAATTCATAGAGTCGCGCTTTCTGAAAACTATTTGGGCAAAGGACTCGCTAAATTGATTATGGGTTGTGTTGAAGATTTTGCACTACAAAACAATATTTACAGCATCAAAGCCGACACGAATTTTGATAATTTTCCGATGATGAAAACATTTGAAAGCCTTGGTTATGTTTTATGTGGCGACGTTTTTTTTAGAGGCGCTCCTAGAAAAGCATATGAAAAAGTATTGAATAAACGCAACTAG
- a CDS encoding DUF4494 domain-containing protein — translation MSSTWYECKVKYRKTDETGLQKVTTEPYLVDALSYTEAESRINEEMSAYISEEFKITNIKVANYAEIHPFENSDRWFKSKVSLLAYDEESGKERKTNMYILLQANDVKEAFDNTTAVMKGTMGDYSIPAITESPIMDVFPYFSGEEGELEQLERFNALKASKPEVAVEVEDHMEFVTEDEVEEETTV, via the coding sequence ATGAGTTCAACTTGGTACGAATGCAAAGTAAAATATAGAAAAACTGATGAAACTGGATTACAAAAGGTTACAACGGAACCTTATTTAGTTGACGCTTTATCATATACAGAGGCGGAGAGCAGAATTAACGAAGAGATGTCGGCTTATATTAGTGAAGAGTTTAAAATCACGAATATCAAAGTGGCGAATTATGCGGAGATCCATCCCTTCGAAAATAGTGATCGGTGGTTTAAATCCAAAGTATCTTTATTGGCTTATGACGAAGAAAGCGGTAAAGAACGCAAGACCAATATGTATATCTTATTGCAAGCCAATGATGTAAAAGAAGCGTTTGATAATACAACAGCTGTGATGAAAGGAACTATGGGCGATTATAGTATTCCTGCTATTACTGAATCGCCTATAATGGATGTATTTCCTTATTTTAGTGGTGAAGAAGGAGAATTAGAACAATTAGAAAGATTCAATGCACTGAAAGCCTCTAAACCTGAAGTAGCTGTTGAAGTCGAAGATCATATGGAATTTGTCACAGAAGACGAAGTGGAAGAAGAGACTACTGTTTAA
- a CDS encoding TetR/AcrR family transcriptional regulator — translation MSVETNFNDKQIQILQVAESLFAEKGFDGTSIRNIAKEAKINIAMVSYYFGSKERLLESLILYRATDIKLQLDNLILENLDPMEKINKLIELYIDRVLCYKGIYKILHFEFSSKKRNVNLEAFIELKKGNLKSLETIIVEGQAKGIFRKDIIIPLITPTILGTFFHFQTNRPFFETLLNLHTDELYNNYIKTDLTKHIQQTIKALLIYES, via the coding sequence ATGTCAGTAGAAACCAATTTTAACGATAAGCAAATTCAAATACTACAAGTAGCTGAATCCCTTTTTGCCGAAAAAGGATTTGATGGTACTTCGATTAGAAATATTGCAAAAGAAGCCAAAATAAATATAGCAATGGTTTCTTATTATTTTGGATCAAAAGAGCGTTTGTTAGAATCATTAATCCTCTATAGAGCTACCGATATTAAATTACAATTAGACAATTTAATATTAGAGAATTTAGACCCAATGGAAAAGATTAACAAACTAATCGAATTATACATAGATCGTGTTCTTTGCTACAAAGGAATTTATAAAATTTTACATTTTGAATTTTCTTCTAAAAAGAGAAACGTAAACTTGGAGGCTTTTATTGAGTTAAAAAAAGGAAACTTAAAATCGCTAGAAACAATTATTGTTGAAGGTCAAGCAAAAGGTATTTTTAGAAAAGATATTATCATCCCACTTATAACACCCACGATACTAGGTACCTTTTTTCATTTCCAAACTAATAGACCTTTCTTTGAAACATTATTAAACCTTCATACCGACGAATTGTATAACAATTATATAAAAACTGATTTAACAAAACACATTCAACAAACAATAAAAGCGCTATTAATATATGAAAGTTAG
- a CDS encoding TolC family protein: MKVSQLMLFGFFFIGISSVEAQDKTSLTLDQAIQMAWSKSNEVTLANTKVETSRLELQSTKNDKYPNFKVSGQYQRLTKATIDLKINNNSSSSEPMPVVDQLLLGQANATLPLFAGFKTVNKIKVSDNMYQAETANALQTKEEVAMKVVNFYASLYKAQKTVELLKENQKSAKQRVVDFIQLEKNGIIPRNDLLKSQLQVSKIQLTLDRAISDLNVVNFELISLLKMDPKTKLEVRESDFADFQMNNIPTDDQLALQNRKDLEAVQLQEKASLANIKVAKSGYYPSISLIGGYTALSLKNVITVQNAMNIGVGVSYDISGILKNGTNVKIAESKALEIQNSEAMLTDYIKIQVQKAIEDYDLALKQNVVYNQAVEQASENYRIIKDKYDNGLSDTNDLLEADVEQLGSNINKTLARANVIQKYYELLSVSGQLNQTFNLSKI; encoded by the coding sequence ATGAAAGTTAGTCAACTCATGCTTTTTGGATTTTTCTTTATTGGAATTTCCTCCGTGGAAGCACAAGACAAAACGAGTTTAACACTCGATCAAGCTATTCAAATGGCTTGGAGCAAAAGTAATGAAGTCACATTAGCAAACACAAAAGTGGAAACTTCAAGACTTGAATTGCAATCAACCAAAAATGACAAGTATCCTAACTTTAAAGTTTCTGGACAGTACCAAAGGTTAACTAAAGCAACTATTGACTTAAAAATCAATAACAATAGTAGTAGCTCAGAACCTATGCCAGTGGTTGATCAATTATTACTTGGGCAAGCCAATGCTACTCTACCTTTATTTGCTGGTTTTAAAACGGTAAATAAAATCAAGGTATCAGATAATATGTACCAGGCCGAGACTGCAAATGCATTACAAACTAAAGAAGAAGTAGCAATGAAAGTGGTTAATTTCTATGCTAGTTTGTATAAAGCACAAAAAACGGTGGAACTGCTAAAAGAAAATCAAAAAAGTGCAAAACAACGTGTAGTTGATTTTATTCAATTAGAAAAAAATGGAATCATTCCTAGAAATGATTTATTAAAATCACAACTTCAAGTTTCAAAAATTCAATTGACATTAGACAGAGCCATTAGCGATTTAAACGTGGTAAACTTTGAGCTGATTAGTCTTTTAAAAATGGACCCTAAGACGAAACTAGAAGTTAGAGAAAGTGATTTTGCTGACTTTCAAATGAATAATATTCCTACCGATGACCAACTTGCATTACAAAATCGTAAAGATCTTGAAGCGGTACAATTACAAGAAAAAGCAAGTTTGGCTAATATAAAAGTAGCCAAAAGTGGTTACTACCCTTCTATCTCGCTTATTGGAGGTTATACAGCCTTGAGTTTAAAAAATGTTATTACGGTGCAAAATGCAATGAATATTGGTGTTGGCGTATCTTACGATATCAGCGGGATTTTGAAAAACGGAACCAATGTAAAAATTGCGGAAAGCAAAGCACTTGAAATTCAAAACTCAGAGGCTATGCTTACTGACTACATCAAAATACAAGTTCAAAAAGCAATCGAAGATTATGATTTGGCTCTAAAACAAAATGTGGTTTATAACCAAGCAGTGGAACAAGCATCCGAAAATTATAGAATCATAAAAGATAAATATGACAATGGGCTTTCGGACACCAATGATTTATTAGAAGCCGATGTGGAACAACTAGGCTCTAATATTAATAAAACATTGGCTAGAGCAAATGTTATTCAAAAATATTATGAGCTGCTTTCCGTAAGCGGACAATTAAACCAAACCTTCAATCTTTCAAAAATATAA
- a CDS encoding HlyD family secretion protein encodes MEKKKSNPKFIIIIASLVLLGLAYGTYKYIHSLSHEGTDDAQIEKNMNPIIPRVSGYVSKVYIKDNDFVKKGDTLFTIDKRDYQLKIDEATANLAAAEGNFEVSKADIGSILASISVSDANVRSAGGNIESARIKLGRMTSDYNRYNNLYQSHTITKQQYEQALAAKQEAENEVRILQQQEKASAFQKSVNVAKSKSSDKQTDVAAANIKRAKALLDTAILNLSYTIVTAAIDGQVSKIDIQPGQLVQPGQSLFYIINNNQAWVIANFKETQLNKMVAGQKVTLKVDAYPDYEFKGTITSFSPATGARFSILPPDNATGNFVKTIQRLPVKINIDTDNDVEKIKLLRPGMNVDVDVHIK; translated from the coding sequence ATGGAAAAGAAAAAATCAAACCCAAAGTTTATCATAATAATAGCTTCATTAGTGCTATTAGGTCTTGCTTATGGAACTTATAAATACATCCACTCGCTTTCTCATGAAGGGACTGATGATGCCCAGATTGAAAAAAACATGAATCCTATTATACCAAGAGTATCAGGATATGTGAGTAAAGTTTACATTAAAGACAATGACTTTGTAAAAAAAGGAGATACTCTATTTACAATTGACAAAAGAGATTATCAATTAAAAATTGATGAAGCAACTGCAAATTTAGCTGCAGCCGAAGGAAATTTTGAAGTTTCAAAAGCGGATATTGGTAGTATTTTAGCTAGTATTTCAGTATCAGATGCCAACGTAAGATCAGCAGGTGGAAATATCGAATCTGCGAGAATTAAATTGGGACGTATGACTAGCGATTACAACAGGTATAATAATTTATATCAATCACATACGATTACAAAACAACAATACGAACAAGCATTAGCAGCAAAACAAGAAGCTGAAAATGAAGTTCGCATTTTACAACAGCAAGAAAAAGCGTCAGCTTTTCAAAAATCGGTTAATGTAGCTAAGTCAAAATCATCCGACAAACAAACGGATGTAGCAGCAGCCAACATTAAAAGAGCAAAAGCATTATTGGATACGGCCATTTTAAATTTAAGTTACACAATTGTAACAGCTGCAATTGATGGTCAAGTTTCTAAAATTGATATTCAACCAGGACAATTAGTTCAACCGGGACAATCCCTTTTTTATATCATCAATAACAATCAAGCTTGGGTTATTGCTAATTTCAAAGAAACGCAATTGAACAAAATGGTAGCTGGACAAAAAGTAACATTGAAAGTAGATGCGTATCCTGATTACGAATTTAAAGGGACTATCACTTCATTTTCACCAGCCACAGGGGCACGTTTTTCTATCTTGCCTCCTGATAATGCAACTGGAAATTTTGTTAAAACAATTCAACGTTTGCCTGTAAAAATTAATATCGATACAGACAACGATGTTGAGAAAATAAAATTATTGCGTCCGGGAATGAATGTGGATGTTGACGTACATATAAAATAA
- a CDS encoding MDR family MFS transporter, with product MVKSEDDLVEYGFRRIIITITAVLCALLEIVDTTIVNVALTNMRGSLGATLTDVAWVITAYAIANVIVIPMTSWLSQQFGRRNYFAVSIIIFTTASFLCGNATNIWELVAFRFIQGLGGGALLVTAQTIITESYPIAKRGMAQAIYGMGVIVGPTLGPPLGGYLVDHFSWPYIFYINIPLGIIATLLTLTFVRSPKYGEKLKANQVDWIGIILLASFIGSLQFVLEHGQQDDWFNDGLILSLSVITIFGLILFIWRELTYKYPIVNLSVLKDGNLRIGTVMCFILGFGLYGSTLIIPIYTQSILGWTATDAGLLLIPGSITTAFMMPIIGKLIQKGVPQGYMVGVGFLIFFFFTLMMHNNMTPDTGTEHLYWPLILRGIGLGLLFVPITTLSLSTLSGKHIGEGAAFTGMMRQLGGSFGIAIITTFITRFSQEHRVNLVAHLDGSRFEVQQRVIQLQRAFMSKGFTANEALKKAYQAIDYAVMKQSTVLSYMDIFLYLGIMFLCCIPIIFLIKKGKNKINPADAMH from the coding sequence ATGGTAAAATCAGAAGACGATTTAGTAGAATACGGCTTTAGAAGAATCATTATTACAATAACAGCAGTACTATGTGCTTTACTGGAAATTGTAGATACTACTATTGTCAATGTTGCACTAACTAATATGCGAGGAAGCCTTGGAGCTACGTTAACTGATGTGGCTTGGGTAATTACTGCTTATGCTATTGCAAATGTAATTGTGATTCCAATGACGAGTTGGCTTTCACAACAATTTGGAAGACGTAATTATTTTGCCGTTTCCATCATCATTTTCACAACAGCGTCCTTTTTATGTGGTAATGCAACCAATATTTGGGAACTAGTAGCCTTTCGATTTATTCAAGGGCTTGGTGGTGGCGCACTATTGGTGACTGCACAAACGATTATTACGGAGAGTTATCCTATCGCTAAACGAGGAATGGCACAGGCTATTTATGGAATGGGAGTTATTGTAGGACCTACATTAGGACCGCCTTTAGGAGGGTATCTTGTGGATCATTTCTCCTGGCCTTATATTTTTTATATCAATATCCCTCTAGGAATCATTGCTACACTTTTGACTTTAACTTTTGTTAGAAGTCCAAAATATGGTGAGAAATTAAAAGCAAACCAAGTAGATTGGATAGGAATTATACTTTTAGCTTCTTTTATCGGTTCTTTACAATTTGTTTTAGAACACGGTCAGCAAGACGATTGGTTTAATGACGGATTGATACTAAGTTTAAGTGTTATCACCATATTTGGTTTGATTTTATTTATTTGGAGAGAGTTGACTTACAAATACCCCATTGTAAACTTGAGTGTTTTAAAAGATGGAAATTTAAGAATTGGTACTGTTATGTGCTTTATCTTAGGTTTTGGATTATATGGTTCGACTTTGATTATCCCTATTTATACGCAATCCATTTTAGGCTGGACCGCTACAGATGCGGGTCTATTATTAATTCCTGGATCTATAACAACCGCTTTCATGATGCCTATTATAGGTAAATTGATTCAAAAAGGAGTGCCGCAAGGATATATGGTAGGTGTAGGATTTTTAATTTTCTTTTTCTTTACTTTAATGATGCATAATAACATGACTCCTGATACTGGAACTGAGCATCTGTATTGGCCATTAATTTTAAGAGGAATTGGTTTAGGATTATTATTTGTACCTATCACAACTTTATCTCTTTCTACTTTATCCGGTAAACATATTGGTGAAGGAGCTGCATTTACAGGGATGATGAGACAATTGGGAGGGTCGTTTGGTATTGCAATCATTACCACATTTATAACAAGATTCAGTCAAGAACACCGTGTTAACTTAGTAGCTCATTTAGATGGAAGTAGATTTGAAGTACAACAACGAGTGATACAATTACAGCGTGCTTTTATGTCTAAAGGTTTTACTGCTAATGAAGCATTAAAAAAAGCCTATCAAGCCATTGATTATGCAGTTATGAAACAAAGTACAGTTTTATCGTATATGGATATTTTCTTATACTTAGGAATCATGTTTTTATGTTGTATTCCAATTATATTTTTAATCAAAAAAGGAAAAAATAAGATCAATCCTGCCGATGCTATGCATTAA
- the yaaA gene encoding peroxide stress protein YaaA, with the protein MKIVISPAKSLNFEKELPTLQHTEPSFLKESRQIHKVLKQESPKNLSELMDISEKLANLNWQRNQDWKTPFTIENARPALYTFDGDVYTGLDAYSIPLDKLATLQDSLRILSGLYGLLKPLDLMQAYRLEMGTKLPIGESKNLYEYWKTTITKALNKELKKGDLFINLASNEYFSAIDVKALKVPVITPDFKDYKDGKLKIISFFAKKARGMMVRYIIDTNAKTIDDLKGFNYDGYQFDANLSKGNHLVFTR; encoded by the coding sequence ATGAAAATTGTTATCTCGCCTGCCAAATCTTTGAATTTTGAAAAAGAATTGCCTACACTACAACATACTGAACCTTCATTTTTGAAAGAATCAAGACAGATTCATAAAGTATTGAAACAAGAATCTCCAAAAAATTTATCAGAATTGATGGATATTTCAGAAAAGCTGGCTAATTTAAATTGGCAAAGAAACCAAGATTGGAAAACACCTTTTACCATAGAAAACGCACGTCCTGCTCTTTACACATTTGATGGTGACGTCTACACTGGATTAGATGCTTACTCGATTCCATTGGATAAGTTAGCTACTTTACAAGATAGTTTACGAATTCTATCAGGCCTATACGGCTTGTTGAAACCATTGGATTTAATGCAAGCGTACCGACTGGAAATGGGAACCAAATTGCCTATTGGCGAAAGCAAAAATTTATATGAATATTGGAAAACAACTATTACAAAAGCGTTGAATAAAGAACTTAAAAAAGGGGATTTATTTATTAATTTGGCTAGTAATGAATATTTTTCGGCAATTGATGTAAAAGCCTTGAAAGTTCCTGTAATTACTCCAGATTTTAAGGATTATAAAGATGGGAAACTAAAGATAATTAGTTTTTTTGCTAAGAAGGCAAGGGGAATGATGGTGCGTTATATTATTGATACCAATGCCAAAACGATTGATGATTTGAAAGGATTCAATTATGATGGCTACCAATTTGATGCTAATTTATCCAAAGGAAATCATTTGGTTTTTACTAGATAA
- a CDS encoding GNAT family N-acetyltransferase, which produces MTLISIKKASLSDLDTLQKIGKQTFIETFEPVNTPENIANYLEQSFNTTQLTTELNNPDSQFYLAVLEQEVIGYLKINFGKAQTELINERALEIHRIYVLQQFHGKKVGQLFIDEVLKVVQQKPVEYIWLGVWEENHRAIAFYTKNGFTPFDKHIFTLGNDVQTDLLMKRQIH; this is translated from the coding sequence ATGACACTAATCTCCATAAAAAAAGCTTCTTTATCGGATTTAGATACGCTGCAAAAAATAGGTAAGCAAACCTTCATAGAAACATTTGAACCGGTAAATACCCCCGAAAACATTGCTAATTACCTGGAACAAAGTTTCAATACTACTCAATTGACAACCGAACTTAACAACCCTGACTCTCAATTTTATCTAGCTGTTTTAGAACAAGAAGTAATTGGGTATCTTAAAATAAATTTTGGCAAAGCCCAAACTGAATTAATCAATGAACGCGCTTTAGAAATCCACCGAATTTATGTATTACAACAATTTCACGGAAAAAAAGTAGGTCAACTATTTATTGATGAAGTATTGAAAGTGGTACAACAAAAACCTGTTGAATATATTTGGTTAGGCGTTTGGGAAGAAAATCATAGAGCAATAGCATTCTATACTAAAAATGGCTTCACTCCATTTGACAAACATATTTTTACACTAGGAAATGATGTTCAAACTGATCTATTAATGAAACGTCAAATCCATTAA
- a CDS encoding LLM class flavin-dependent oxidoreductase, which yields MKNKFHNIPISILDLAVILEGKTAANSFKNSLSLAQKAENLGYNRFWLAEHHNMASIASSATSILIGHIANGTSTIRVGSGGIMLPNHAPLIVAEQFGTLASLYPDRIDLGLGRAPGTDQLTARALQRNDQAAFEFPKTVRELQEYLSIENRDSPVRAIPGEGLNIPIWILGSSTDSARLAASFGLPYAFASHFAPQQLLEALRIYRTNFKPSEHLKEPYVMACVNVTAAETTHEAQVLATSMQKIFLGILTNDRRPLQPADENFKINDKAKSVLRQFLAYSFVGSPSDIKTALEQFVEETQIDELMVVSHIYDHEARLNSYKIIKESQDVTKKD from the coding sequence ATGAAAAACAAATTCCATAACATCCCCATATCCATTTTAGATTTAGCCGTAATTTTAGAAGGAAAAACAGCAGCTAATTCTTTTAAAAATAGTTTGAGTTTAGCCCAAAAAGCAGAAAACCTTGGCTACAATAGGTTTTGGTTAGCAGAACATCATAATATGGCAAGTATCGCTTCATCAGCAACTTCAATTTTAATAGGTCATATCGCCAATGGGACTTCAACAATTAGAGTGGGCTCAGGAGGCATCATGTTACCCAATCATGCTCCTCTAATTGTTGCAGAACAATTTGGAACTCTAGCTTCCCTATATCCTGACCGCATTGATTTAGGTCTAGGACGTGCTCCAGGAACAGATCAATTGACGGCAAGAGCGTTACAAAGAAACGATCAGGCTGCATTTGAATTTCCAAAAACGGTACGAGAATTACAAGAGTATTTATCGATTGAAAATAGGGACTCACCAGTAAGAGCCATTCCTGGGGAAGGATTAAACATCCCCATTTGGATATTGGGTTCAAGTACGGATAGCGCTCGATTAGCGGCTTCGTTTGGGTTGCCTTATGCTTTTGCAAGTCATTTCGCACCACAACAACTGCTAGAAGCTTTACGCATTTATAGAACCAATTTTAAACCATCTGAACATTTAAAAGAACCGTACGTAATGGCTTGTGTAAATGTTACCGCTGCCGAAACTACCCATGAAGCACAAGTACTTGCCACTTCGATGCAAAAAATATTTTTAGGAATACTTACTAATGATAGGAGACCGCTACAACCTGCAGATGAAAATTTTAAAATCAATGACAAAGCAAAAAGTGTTTTGAGACAGTTTTTAGCCTATTCATTTGTAGGAAGCCCATCTGATATAAAAACAGCACTTGAACAATTTGTTGAAGAAACTCAAATCGATGAACTTATGGTTGTTTCGCATATCTATGATCATGAAGCAAGATTAAATTCTTATAAAATTATTAAAGAATCACAAGATGTTACAAAAAAAGATTAA